In one window of Pelorhabdus rhamnosifermentans DNA:
- the arsD gene encoding arsenite efflux transporter metallochaperone ArsD: MKKIEIFEVALCCSTGVCGPSVNEDLLRITAAVNKINASGGNAICYNLNSNPDVYVKNVIVNELLMKDGETVLPITLLDGIVVKTKAYPSNNELADWSGIALSTDASSNDCGCNSACCGDSESGCC, translated from the coding sequence ATGAAAAAGATTGAAATTTTTGAAGTGGCGTTGTGCTGTTCAACAGGAGTGTGTGGTCCCTCTGTTAATGAGGACTTGCTTCGCATTACAGCCGCTGTTAATAAAATTAATGCCAGCGGTGGCAACGCTATCTGCTATAACCTGAATAGTAATCCTGATGTGTATGTAAAAAACGTTATTGTTAATGAGCTGTTAATGAAGGATGGTGAAACAGTACTTCCTATCACTTTATTAGACGGAATCGTTGTGAAAACCAAGGCTTATCCGTCAAATAATGAATTAGCGGACTGGAGTGGCATTGCTTTGTCAACTGACGCATCGTCCAATGATTGTGGTTGTAATTCGGCCTGTTGCGGAGACTCTGAAAGTGGGTGCTGCTGA
- a CDS encoding epoxyqueuosine reductase — MKEKIRQYALSAGAHLVGFADADDLKEAPEGFQPTNIMPEVQSVIVLGKALTVGTVFSKNKAVYTMQGDTIVKDLDSLASQVAYFIERQGGLAMTIPTDAPYFYWDEERKHGMGILSHRHAAVKAGLGVIGKSALLITPEYGSRITLVTILTDLKLAADSLMNNNLCPPACKRCVDACPTKALSGNGSVEQKLCRSHVGTTSDRGHDLVNCWNCRVVCPHTGNQANNA, encoded by the coding sequence TTGAAGGAAAAGATTCGACAGTATGCGCTATCAGCGGGAGCTCATTTGGTCGGTTTTGCAGATGCCGATGATTTGAAAGAGGCACCCGAAGGCTTTCAACCCACGAACATTATGCCAGAAGTTCAAAGCGTGATCGTTTTAGGGAAAGCATTGACTGTTGGGACTGTATTTTCAAAGAACAAGGCTGTTTATACGATGCAAGGAGATACAATTGTAAAAGATTTAGATTCATTAGCAAGTCAAGTCGCGTACTTTATTGAGAGGCAGGGCGGATTAGCTATGACTATTCCAACCGATGCACCTTATTTTTATTGGGATGAGGAACGAAAACATGGCATGGGTATTCTGTCTCACCGTCATGCTGCGGTTAAAGCGGGTCTAGGTGTTATTGGTAAAAGCGCTTTGTTAATTACCCCTGAGTATGGAAGTCGGATCACCTTGGTAACCATTCTGACCGATTTGAAATTGGCGGCGGATTCTCTAATGAACAATAATCTCTGTCCGCCAGCCTGTAAACGGTGCGTCGATGCCTGCCCAACGAAAGCATTAAGTGGAAATGGTTCAGTAGAACAAAAATTGTGTCGAAGTCACGTAGGCACAACATCAGACAGAGGACATGATTTGGTAAATTGCTGGAATTGCCGCGTTGTGTGTCCGCATACAGGCAATCAAGCTAATAATGCCTAA
- a CDS encoding arsenate reductase ArsC produces the protein MKEKVLFLCTHNSARSQMAEALLRALKGDRYESFSAGTLPGKLNPYVVRAMAEMGVDLSSHYAKSLNQFLHDDFDYIVTVCDHAQESCPYFPGGRKKIHQSFADPSSFTGTDDEIMEGVRRVRDEIKEWIMTAFK, from the coding sequence TTGAAAGAAAAAGTTCTATTTCTTTGTACACATAATTCGGCAAGATCGCAGATGGCCGAAGCGTTGTTACGCGCTCTAAAAGGAGATCGCTATGAGTCATTTAGTGCAGGAACTTTACCTGGAAAACTTAATCCTTATGTTGTTAGAGCCATGGCAGAGATGGGAGTGGATTTATCTAGCCATTACGCTAAAAGTTTGAATCAATTTCTTCATGATGATTTTGATTATATTGTTACTGTTTGTGATCATGCCCAAGAAAGTTGTCCCTATTTTCCTGGAGGAAGAAAGAAAATACACCAAAGTTTTGCCGATCCATCTAGTTTTACAGGAACAGATGATGAAATTATGGAAGGAGTACGACGTGTTAGAGATGAAATAAAAGAATGGATCATGACTGCATTTAAATAA
- a CDS encoding aminopeptidase, producing MMESLEKSAEIAIRQCMGVKSGESVLVVADKKLRNIGLALWEKAVDVGVEAIYMEMTARKENGEEPPAAVAAAMLAADVVLGVTSRSFTHTVARKQASKNGARIATLPGITEKMLQRTLNADYMAIARMSKKLAKVLTDGKLVHIFTPEGTNISISIEERSGYPDTGILHDAGDFGNLPAGEAYIAPKEGTANGVIVVDGSMGSIGILQKPIKLTVEKGYVTKIEGEQDAKKLKLILDKYDKEARNIAELGIGTNPQASLSGRVLEDEKVMGTVHLAIGSNIGFGGLVQVPIHLDGILLKPTLIIDEQVIIKDGKCLTS from the coding sequence ATGATGGAAAGTTTAGAGAAGAGTGCGGAAATTGCAATTCGTCAATGTATGGGGGTAAAATCGGGGGAAAGTGTCCTGGTAGTTGCAGATAAAAAACTTCGTAATATTGGTCTAGCACTTTGGGAAAAAGCAGTTGATGTCGGTGTAGAAGCGATATATATGGAAATGACGGCTCGCAAAGAGAATGGTGAAGAACCACCTGCTGCTGTCGCTGCAGCCATGCTTGCTGCAGATGTGGTTTTAGGAGTCACTTCTCGTTCTTTTACTCATACTGTTGCTCGTAAACAGGCCAGTAAAAATGGTGCGAGAATAGCTACATTACCAGGTATAACAGAAAAAATGCTGCAACGCACACTGAATGCTGATTATATGGCTATAGCTAGAATGAGCAAAAAATTGGCTAAAGTTCTGACAGATGGTAAGCTTGTTCATATATTTACACCTGAGGGCACGAATATTAGTATATCTATTGAGGAACGCTCGGGTTATCCAGATACGGGTATCCTTCACGATGCTGGTGATTTTGGTAACTTACCGGCAGGGGAAGCTTATATTGCTCCTAAAGAAGGAACCGCTAATGGCGTAATTGTCGTTGATGGTAGTATGGGGAGTATCGGTATCTTACAAAAGCCTATCAAATTAACAGTAGAAAAAGGTTATGTAACTAAAATTGAGGGCGAGCAGGACGCGAAAAAACTTAAGCTTATTTTGGATAAATATGACAAAGAGGCAAGGAATATTGCCGAATTAGGTATTGGTACTAATCCACAGGCTTCGTTGTCCGGACGTGTTTTAGAGGATGAAAAAGTCATGGGGACTGTTCATTTGGCTATTGGTAGTAATATCGGATTTGGTGGGTTAGTCCAGGTGCCGATTCATTTGGATGGAATTCTTTTAAAGCCGACTCTTATTATTGATGAGCAAGTTATAATAAAAGATGGTAAATGCTTAACTTCTTGA
- a CDS encoding MarR family winged helix-turn-helix transcriptional regulator has product MNFTTPSQRLRETTRLLIRKLGVLERSEATCCSITLTQCNTIVETGRRQQISVNELAELLNLDKSTVSRTVDQLVNKELIIREPDSNDRRYVALRLTAQGEELFHDIEQRMEKYFTEILDSISEEKQEQVIESLQLLAEALKGRRCC; this is encoded by the coding sequence ATGAATTTTACGACTCCAAGCCAACGGCTTAGAGAAACTACACGATTACTTATTCGAAAACTGGGGGTTTTAGAAAGAAGCGAAGCTACTTGCTGCAGTATTACATTAACTCAATGTAATACGATTGTCGAAACAGGAAGGCGACAGCAAATATCTGTTAATGAATTAGCAGAATTGCTGAATCTGGATAAAAGCACTGTAAGTAGAACGGTAGATCAGTTGGTAAATAAAGAATTGATCATCCGAGAGCCTGACTCAAATGACCGGCGTTATGTCGCTTTGCGGCTTACCGCTCAAGGTGAAGAATTATTTCACGACATTGAGCAGCGCATGGAAAAGTATTTTACCGAAATTCTAGATTCCATATCTGAAGAGAAGCAGGAGCAAGTAATAGAAAGCTTGCAGCTTTTAGCCGAAGCATTGAAAGGCAGAAGGTGTTGCTAG
- the arsB gene encoding ACR3 family arsenite efflux transporter, whose product MTEKRLDFFERYLSIWVFICIVIGILFGKMFPGLVTTLSQMEISHVNLPIAVLIWLMIYPMMLKIDFSAILKVGEKPKGIFITLFVNWIIKPFSMAFLGWLFFKNLFLPFIGTDLANQYVAGVIILAAAPCTAMVFVWSYLTDGDSAYTLVQVALNDLIMLLLFAPIVMFLLGVSNIVVPKDVLFMSVVLYIVIPLVAGYFTRRFLLGTKGEAWFHTRFLAPLKPVTIIALLATLIIIFAFQGEVILGNWFNIILIAIPITIQVYFNSSLAYFLAKYFKVPHCIAAPGALIGASNFFELAVAVSISLFGLTSGATLATVVGVLVEVPVMLSVCNFCNRTKHWFDKEKLIK is encoded by the coding sequence ATGACGGAAAAGCGACTAGATTTTTTTGAACGATATTTAAGCATTTGGGTATTTATTTGTATTGTCATCGGTATCCTGTTCGGTAAAATGTTTCCGGGATTAGTGACTACTTTGAGTCAAATGGAAATAAGCCACGTTAATTTGCCGATTGCTGTACTCATTTGGTTGATGATTTATCCGATGATGCTAAAAATTGACTTTTCGGCGATACTAAAAGTCGGAGAGAAACCAAAGGGAATTTTTATTACACTGTTTGTGAACTGGATTATCAAGCCCTTTAGCATGGCTTTCCTTGGGTGGTTATTTTTTAAAAACCTTTTTTTACCATTTATAGGAACGGATTTAGCCAATCAATATGTTGCAGGCGTTATTATACTTGCAGCAGCCCCCTGCACGGCCATGGTATTTGTCTGGAGCTATCTTACTGATGGCGATTCCGCCTATACGCTTGTTCAGGTTGCGTTGAACGACTTAATTATGCTGCTTTTGTTTGCACCAATCGTCATGTTTTTGCTAGGTGTTTCGAACATTGTTGTTCCGAAAGATGTTCTCTTTATGTCGGTAGTCCTTTATATTGTCATCCCGTTAGTTGCTGGATATTTTACGCGGCGGTTCTTGCTTGGTACTAAAGGCGAAGCATGGTTTCATACTCGTTTTTTGGCTCCTCTAAAACCAGTCACGATCATAGCACTTTTGGCTACGCTCATCATTATTTTTGCTTTTCAGGGTGAAGTTATTTTAGGCAACTGGTTTAATATTATTTTAATTGCCATTCCGATCACCATTCAGGTGTATTTCAACTCTTCTCTCGCGTATTTTTTAGCTAAATATTTTAAAGTACCGCACTGTATAGCAGCTCCGGGAGCTCTGATCGGTGCCAGCAATTTCTTTGAACTTGCCGTAGCCGTTAGTATCTCCTTGTTTGGATTAACGTCAGGCGCCACCCTGGCCACTGTTGTCGGCGTATTGGTTGAAGTTCCTGTCATGCTATCGGTGTGCAATTTTTGCAATCGAACGAAGCATTGGTTTGATAAGGAAAAATTGATAAAATAA
- the arsM gene encoding arsenite methyltransferase, whose translation MKQDIRETVQQRYAKLIVEKSCSSSPKSCCGDLASKTAQQITDGLYHTDEVAGLPENMLALSLGCGNPTSLGPLYAGEVVLDLGSGAGLDVLLSARRVGPTGKAYGLDMTDEMLEVARVNQKKAGIENAEFLKGHIEAIPLETESIDVVVSNCVINLSGDKDKVMREIARVLKPGGRIAVSDIVIKKALPKKIQENVLAWVGCIAGALTEEEYRHKLEKAGLKNIECIVTKEYDFADLLAKNNISLSPEEWADAKGSLVSAFIRAKKPAREWTPGIDYTIRQATDNDWPGIRDVLTASGLPIVGLDLNIHHFIVADRGPIIGVLGAQYEQNKALIRSFAVISELRKAGVGMALWHQMQIQLKSKRIAEAYLLTETAQDYFKRTGFYEINRAEVPLSLLKESGLDQACPCTSHCMKLLF comes from the coding sequence ATGAAACAAGATATTCGTGAAACCGTTCAACAAAGATATGCCAAATTGATTGTCGAAAAATCATGTTCTAGCAGTCCCAAAAGTTGTTGTGGCGACTTAGCTAGTAAGACTGCACAACAAATAACAGATGGGTTGTATCACACCGATGAGGTAGCTGGATTACCTGAAAATATGCTTGCACTGTCTTTGGGCTGTGGCAATCCTACATCACTAGGCCCATTGTATGCAGGAGAAGTAGTCCTTGACTTAGGCAGCGGGGCCGGATTAGATGTATTGCTTTCTGCTCGAAGAGTCGGACCAACGGGAAAAGCCTATGGCTTGGATATGACCGATGAGATGCTTGAAGTCGCCCGAGTCAATCAGAAAAAAGCAGGCATTGAAAACGCCGAATTCTTAAAAGGGCATATTGAGGCCATCCCTTTAGAAACAGAAAGTATCGATGTCGTCGTTTCCAATTGTGTCATTAATTTATCAGGCGATAAAGACAAAGTGATGCGGGAGATCGCCAGGGTATTAAAGCCTGGTGGGCGGATTGCCGTTTCTGATATTGTCATTAAAAAAGCACTACCGAAAAAGATACAGGAAAATGTTTTGGCATGGGTCGGCTGCATTGCTGGCGCACTGACAGAAGAAGAATATCGCCATAAACTAGAAAAAGCCGGGTTAAAAAATATTGAATGTATTGTGACAAAAGAATACGATTTTGCAGACCTTCTTGCTAAGAATAATATTTCTTTATCGCCAGAAGAATGGGCGGATGCTAAGGGTTCTTTGGTCAGCGCTTTTATTAGAGCTAAGAAACCGGCTCGTGAATGGACTCCTGGGATCGATTATACCATTCGCCAAGCAACAGATAATGATTGGCCTGGAATACGGGATGTATTGACGGCTAGCGGACTGCCGATAGTCGGATTAGATTTAAACATCCATCATTTTATCGTTGCTGATCGTGGGCCAATCATAGGTGTGTTAGGAGCTCAGTACGAGCAGAACAAAGCATTGATCCGTTCGTTCGCAGTAATTTCAGAATTGCGAAAAGCGGGTGTTGGTATGGCTTTATGGCACCAAATGCAAATTCAATTGAAAAGCAAAAGAATAGCAGAGGCTTACTTACTGACAGAGACGGCTCAAGATTATTTTAAACGGACAGGATTTTATGAAATCAACCGTGCTGAAGTGCCACTTTCCTTACTCAAAGAATCAGGGCTTGATCAAGCCTGTCCGTGTACGAGCCATTGTATGAAGCTGTTGTTCTAA
- a CDS encoding ArsR/SmtB family transcription factor yields the protein MDVIEILKALSDENRLRILNLLNHGELCVCDIERITQLSQSNLSKHLNKLRMTGLIKAKKRAQWVFYSLNEDCFLQYSFLKALFNVDIQQVRHYEKDIAAKNAIEDLTCGV from the coding sequence ATGGACGTAATTGAAATACTGAAAGCTTTGAGTGATGAAAACAGACTTCGAATTTTAAATTTATTAAACCATGGTGAACTGTGCGTATGTGATATTGAGAGAATTACACAGCTGTCCCAATCCAATTTGTCCAAACATTTAAACAAGCTAAGAATGACCGGACTTATTAAAGCCAAAAAGCGGGCACAATGGGTATTTTACTCTTTGAATGAAGATTGCTTTTTACAATATAGTTTTTTAAAAGCTTTATTTAACGTCGATATTCAACAAGTAAGACACTATGAGAAGGATATTGCTGCGAAAAATGCCATCGAAGATCTAACCTGTGGTGTCTGA
- a CDS encoding RidA family protein, producing MKKIIVSDQAPKAIGPYSQAVYVDKLLFISGQLPIEPANGTMPDDIKAQTKQSLKNIKAILETAGLSMDSVIKTTVYLKDLGDFAEVNDMYATFFKQNPPARVCVEISRLPKDALVEIDAIAYNGSKSVK from the coding sequence TTGAAAAAAATTATTGTTAGCGATCAAGCACCAAAAGCGATAGGACCATATTCGCAGGCAGTTTATGTAGATAAGTTACTTTTCATATCAGGACAATTACCTATTGAGCCTGCCAACGGGACTATGCCAGATGATATTAAGGCACAAACTAAGCAGTCTTTGAAGAATATAAAGGCAATTCTTGAAACTGCTGGGTTAAGCATGGATAGTGTAATTAAAACGACAGTTTATTTAAAAGATTTAGGCGATTTCGCGGAGGTCAACGACATGTATGCAACATTTTTCAAGCAAAACCCTCCCGCTCGTGTGTGTGTTGAGATTTCTCGTTTGCCTAAAGACGCTTTGGTTGAAATTGACGCTATAGCCTACAATGGGAGCAAAAGCGTAAAATAG
- a CDS encoding permease: MFEPFSDVVVYQWLGFSSADRLGSALHFFVADTPQILVLLMVAIFIISVIRSYFPPEKTKKFLSRRQSFFGNILAALIGIITPFCSCSAVPLFIGFIEAGVPLGVTFSFLIASPMVNEVALILLFGLFGWKIALLYMVSGVVIAIIAGIIIGRLGLEHLLEDYSGYEESKNSIIQELTFKERCGQAKAFTIELLRYIAPYIVIAIAIGGLIHGYVPDDFIARYAGPDNIFAVPLVVLLGVPLYNSASGMVPIVYSLIEKGLPLGTALAFMMAVSAISFPEMIILRKVLRLKLIAIFAGILTVAIIFTGYLFNLIS; this comes from the coding sequence ATGTTCGAGCCTTTTTCTGATGTAGTAGTATATCAATGGTTAGGCTTTTCATCAGCTGACCGGTTGGGATCTGCACTTCATTTTTTTGTTGCCGATACACCGCAAATACTGGTATTGCTTATGGTTGCCATTTTTATCATATCAGTTATCCGATCTTATTTTCCGCCGGAAAAAACCAAGAAATTTCTTAGTCGACGTCAGAGCTTTTTCGGAAATATATTAGCTGCCCTGATTGGTATTATTACCCCATTTTGTTCTTGCTCGGCTGTTCCGTTATTTATTGGCTTTATAGAAGCAGGCGTACCCCTTGGCGTTACATTTTCGTTTTTAATTGCCTCACCGATGGTCAATGAGGTGGCCTTGATTTTACTGTTTGGCTTGTTTGGCTGGAAAATTGCGCTTCTTTATATGGTGAGTGGCGTGGTTATTGCCATTATTGCCGGAATAATTATTGGCAGGTTGGGGCTTGAACACTTGCTGGAAGACTATTCAGGTTATGAAGAAAGCAAGAATAGCATAATCCAAGAGCTTACATTTAAAGAAAGGTGCGGACAGGCAAAAGCATTTACAATCGAATTACTGCGGTATATTGCACCCTACATTGTTATTGCCATTGCTATAGGCGGCCTGATTCACGGCTATGTGCCGGATGATTTTATTGCCCGGTATGCTGGACCTGATAATATTTTTGCAGTTCCTTTGGTAGTATTGCTCGGGGTTCCGCTTTATAACAGTGCTAGCGGGATGGTACCAATTGTCTATTCACTTATAGAAAAGGGATTACCACTTGGCACTGCATTGGCTTTTATGATGGCTGTCTCTGCGATTAGCTTTCCTGAAATGATTATTTTACGCAAAGTTCTGAGGCTAAAATTAATTGCTATTTTTGCCGGAATCCTAACGGTTGCCATTATTTTTACTGGTTATCTATTTAATCTAATCAGCTAA
- a CDS encoding SDR family NAD(P)-dependent oxidoreductase, which produces MCNRCERVVIITGAASGIGKVLSMTSANNGYHVFLFDRDEDKLVQAVRDELTTDKADFFVGDVTIKSDVDAALERCIEKFGRVDALVSNAGIMEKAEFLEMTEDQWNKTMDVNLKGTFLWGQTAAKWMVENHQSGSIVNIACMRASLVGKRMAAYAASKAGVRTLTKAMAVELAPYQITVNAIEPGRTSTDLLKKHITDINGEALRQKLIPLGRFAMPEEIAQTVLFLISEQAKYITGASIPVDGGYSIAKD; this is translated from the coding sequence ATGTGCAATAGATGTGAACGCGTGGTAATTATTACAGGAGCAGCATCAGGAATTGGGAAAGTCCTATCCATGACTTCGGCAAATAACGGTTATCATGTTTTTTTATTTGATCGTGATGAGGATAAGCTGGTACAAGCCGTTCGTGATGAATTGACAACTGATAAAGCTGATTTTTTTGTCGGCGATGTTACTATAAAGAGCGACGTTGATGCGGCACTGGAAAGATGTATTGAAAAATTCGGTCGTGTTGATGCATTAGTTTCTAATGCGGGTATAATGGAAAAAGCAGAGTTTCTTGAAATGACGGAAGATCAATGGAATAAAACAATGGATGTGAACTTAAAAGGAACCTTCCTTTGGGGGCAGACAGCGGCCAAATGGATGGTTGAGAATCATCAAAGTGGTAGCATCGTAAATATTGCTTGTATGAGGGCTAGTCTTGTAGGAAAGCGTATGGCGGCATATGCAGCGTCAAAGGCTGGCGTTCGAACGCTAACTAAAGCAATGGCTGTTGAATTAGCTCCTTATCAAATAACTGTTAATGCAATTGAACCAGGCAGGACTTCTACCGATCTTTTAAAAAAACATATTACCGATATTAATGGGGAAGCTTTACGCCAAAAACTTATTCCGCTTGGAAGATTTGCTATGCCCGAGGAAATCGCTCAAACAGTACTCTTCTTAATTTCTGAGCAGGCAAAATATATTACGGGAGCATCTATTCCTGTAGATGGTGGATATAGTATTGCAAAGGATTAA
- the arsA gene encoding arsenical pump-driving ATPase has protein sequence MLKLYEPAKLDLKKYIFFTGKGGVGKTSTACATAVTFADRGNKVLLISTDPASNLQDVFETTLDNKGVQIQGVPNLTVLNLDPIQAAYEYKESVVGPYKGKLPESVIKNMEEQLSGACTVEIAAFNEFSNYLTNKELEAKYDYIIFDTAPTGHTLRMLQLPTAWSTFISESQHGASCLGQLAGLEDKKDMYKNAVNNLANAELTTLVLIAKPEYSPLFEASKTSHELKELGVKNQILIINGIFEGDAGLCDISKRLVEKQTTALQNIPEEIRNLPAYKIPLRDYNVTGIEKIRLMLKSNFLTDSSEVVEIKGYHKLNELIGYLHAQNKKVLFTMGKGGVGKTTLAASIALGLIARGEKVHLTTTDPANHLKLLVESTENLTVSSINPEEAVKKYRQDVLEKAKQTMSQEDLSYIEEDLRSPCTQEIAIFNVFASIVDACDEEVVVIDTAPTGHTLLLLDATETYHKEVARIKGDLPDAVKKLLPRLRNAQETEVIIVTLPEATPVYEAQRLEEDLKRAGIHTNWWIVNSSFSLVDTEQPLLTAKAKAERMWINRVYDLAKGHIVLLPWLKENITAKTLPKFFE, from the coding sequence ATGCTGAAACTATACGAACCAGCAAAACTTGATTTAAAAAAGTACATTTTTTTTACAGGAAAAGGTGGGGTTGGAAAGACTTCTACGGCCTGTGCTACAGCTGTAACCTTTGCTGATCGTGGCAATAAGGTACTTCTTATCAGTACCGATCCAGCTTCGAATCTCCAGGATGTTTTTGAAACAACGCTTGACAATAAAGGCGTTCAAATTCAGGGTGTTCCCAATTTAACCGTTCTAAATTTAGATCCTATACAAGCTGCGTATGAGTATAAAGAATCTGTGGTAGGTCCTTACAAAGGAAAATTGCCTGAATCGGTCATAAAAAACATGGAAGAACAGTTATCAGGCGCATGTACTGTAGAAATAGCGGCATTCAATGAGTTTTCCAATTATCTTACCAATAAGGAACTGGAAGCAAAATATGACTATATTATCTTTGACACGGCACCGACCGGACATACTTTAAGGATGTTGCAGCTGCCTACAGCCTGGTCAACGTTTATTAGTGAGAGTCAGCACGGAGCTAGCTGTCTGGGACAATTGGCAGGGCTTGAAGACAAAAAGGATATGTACAAAAATGCAGTAAACAACCTGGCAAATGCTGAACTCACCACATTGGTGCTTATCGCCAAACCTGAGTATTCACCACTGTTTGAAGCCAGCAAAACATCTCATGAACTTAAAGAATTAGGTGTAAAGAATCAGATACTGATCATTAATGGAATATTTGAAGGAGATGCCGGTCTTTGTGATATATCCAAACGTTTGGTGGAAAAACAAACAACTGCTCTTCAAAATATTCCTGAAGAGATTAGAAATCTACCTGCATACAAGATTCCTCTGCGTGACTATAATGTTACCGGCATAGAAAAAATCCGGTTAATGTTAAAATCAAATTTCCTGACCGATAGTAGTGAAGTTGTTGAAATCAAAGGCTATCATAAGCTGAATGAATTAATAGGATACCTTCATGCTCAAAACAAAAAAGTCCTATTTACCATGGGAAAAGGCGGAGTAGGTAAAACGACTTTAGCTGCAAGTATTGCTTTAGGTTTGATTGCAAGGGGGGAAAAAGTGCATCTTACAACAACTGATCCGGCCAATCATCTCAAGCTGCTGGTCGAATCGACTGAGAATTTAACGGTAAGCAGCATCAATCCTGAGGAGGCAGTAAAAAAATACCGACAAGATGTACTTGAAAAAGCAAAACAAACAATGAGTCAAGAAGATCTATCCTATATTGAAGAAGATTTGCGGTCGCCGTGCACGCAGGAAATTGCCATTTTCAATGTGTTCGCCAGTATCGTAGATGCATGTGACGAGGAAGTGGTCGTCATTGATACGGCACCAACCGGTCATACTCTTTTACTGCTGGATGCTACCGAAACTTATCATAAGGAAGTTGCGCGCATCAAAGGAGATCTGCCTGATGCGGTGAAAAAGCTGCTGCCAAGGCTTAGAAATGCTCAGGAAACAGAGGTGATTATCGTTACATTACCTGAGGCAACCCCTGTCTATGAAGCGCAAAGGCTTGAAGAAGATCTTAAGAGAGCAGGAATACACACCAATTGGTGGATCGTAAACTCAAGTTTTAGTCTGGTTGATACGGAGCAACCCTTGCTAACCGCCAAAGCCAAGGCTGAACGAATGTGGATCAATAGGGTATATGATTTGGCAAAAGGCCATATCGTGTTATTGCCTTGGCTGAAAGAGAATATTACAGCCAAGACGCTGCCGAAGTTTTTCGAATAA